From Kineosporia succinea, the proteins below share one genomic window:
- a CDS encoding NAD-dependent epimerase/dehydratase family protein: MGRSVLVAGVSRYLGGRFARLLAEQPGVDRVIGVDVIAPPHDIGRAEFVRADIRNSMVGRIIEQTGVDTVVHMSVIATPVSAGGRTAQKEINVIGSMQLLAACQRAPRLRRLVVKSTSAVYGSSPRDPAMFTETTVGKHLPRSGWGKDSAEVEEYVRGFSRRRPEVSVVTLRLANILGPGIRTPLTDYFSLPVIPGVLGFDPRLQFLHEDDALAAIRLATLGEAEGVINVAGDGVISLGQAARFAGRPTVGVPPRLAGLMGTLHHRGGLADFSADQLRYLRYGRCLDTTRMRERLGLEPVYSTRAAFKDFVRTRGLRGPLSPEVVNAVERQVVQWIRPGGRPAAPDRSGPRVGRS, from the coding sequence ATGGGCAGGTCGGTGCTGGTGGCCGGGGTGTCTCGTTATCTCGGAGGCCGATTCGCCCGTCTTCTGGCCGAGCAGCCCGGGGTGGACCGGGTGATCGGCGTCGACGTGATCGCGCCCCCTCACGACATCGGCCGGGCCGAGTTCGTGCGGGCGGACATCCGGAACTCGATGGTCGGCCGGATCATCGAGCAGACCGGCGTCGACACGGTCGTGCACATGAGTGTGATCGCCACGCCGGTCTCGGCCGGGGGCCGCACGGCCCAGAAGGAGATCAACGTCATCGGCTCGATGCAGCTGCTGGCCGCCTGCCAGCGGGCGCCGCGGCTGCGGCGGCTGGTGGTGAAGTCGACGTCCGCCGTCTACGGCAGCAGCCCGCGCGACCCGGCGATGTTCACCGAGACGACCGTGGGCAAGCACCTCCCGCGCAGCGGCTGGGGCAAGGACTCGGCCGAGGTCGAGGAGTACGTGCGCGGTTTCAGCCGCCGTCGCCCCGAGGTCTCGGTGGTGACGCTGCGGCTCGCGAACATCCTCGGCCCGGGCATCCGCACCCCGCTGACCGACTACTTCTCGCTGCCGGTGATCCCGGGGGTGCTCGGGTTCGACCCCCGGCTGCAGTTCCTGCACGAGGACGACGCGCTCGCGGCGATCCGCCTGGCCACGCTGGGCGAGGCCGAGGGAGTGATCAACGTGGCCGGTGACGGCGTGATCAGCCTGGGGCAGGCGGCGCGGTTCGCGGGCCGTCCGACGGTGGGCGTCCCGCCGCGCCTGGCCGGGCTCATGGGCACCCTCCACCACCGCGGCGGTCTGGCCGACTTCAGCGCCGACCAGTTGCGATACCTGCGCTACGGCCGCTGCCTCGACACCACGCGCATGCGCGAACGGCTCGGCCTCGAGCCCGTCTACAGCACCCGGGCCGCGTTCAAGGACTTCGTCCGCACCCGCGGCCTGCGCGGCCCGCTCTCGCCCGAGGTGGTGAACGCGGTCGAGCGCCAGGTGGTGCAGTGGATCCGCCCCGGCGGGCGCCCAGCCGCCCCGGACCGCAGCGGTCCCCGGGTGGGACGTTCGTGA
- a CDS encoding lysophospholipid acyltransferase family protein: MTAPAKAGPDDLAARQVRGGAERAAAERNRRGLSPMLAEPTEPPPAVPDAEIARPGVVPSASAASMVFSIAGQIGQAVLTAITEPGDEPDPATAGTVGAAEPGAPAEAPDSPDRLLDLIEFLRTRLAGEYEMDEFGFDPQFADALPLNLLRPLYKHWFRVEVRGAENIPADGGALIVANHSGAVPMDALMTGVAVREETERFLRILGGDLVFQTPVLSTLARRAGATLAANPDAERLLSSGELVGVWPEGYKGIGKPFSERYKLQRFGRGGFVSAALRTGVPIVPCSIVGAEEIYPIIAQVPALARLLGLPYLPVTPFFPLLGPLGAVPLPSKWLIEFGAPVPTHDLGAAAAEDPIQVFDLTDRVRQTIQQTLYSLLVQRRSVFF; this comes from the coding sequence GTGACGGCCCCCGCGAAAGCCGGCCCCGACGACCTCGCCGCCCGCCAGGTGCGCGGCGGGGCCGAACGCGCCGCCGCCGAACGCAACCGCCGCGGGCTGAGCCCGATGCTCGCCGAGCCCACCGAACCACCGCCGGCCGTGCCCGACGCCGAGATCGCCCGCCCGGGCGTGGTGCCGAGCGCGAGCGCGGCCTCGATGGTGTTCTCGATCGCCGGGCAGATCGGGCAGGCCGTGCTCACCGCGATCACCGAGCCGGGCGACGAACCCGACCCGGCGACCGCCGGAACGGTCGGTGCCGCGGAGCCCGGAGCGCCCGCGGAGGCCCCCGACAGCCCCGACCGGCTGCTCGACCTGATCGAGTTCCTGCGCACCCGCCTGGCCGGCGAGTACGAGATGGACGAGTTCGGCTTCGACCCGCAGTTCGCCGACGCGCTGCCGCTCAACCTGCTGCGCCCGCTGTACAAGCACTGGTTCCGGGTGGAGGTGCGCGGCGCCGAGAACATCCCGGCCGACGGGGGCGCCCTGATCGTGGCCAACCACTCCGGGGCGGTCCCGATGGACGCGCTGATGACCGGGGTCGCGGTGCGGGAGGAGACCGAGCGTTTCCTGCGCATCCTCGGCGGAGACCTGGTGTTCCAGACGCCGGTGCTCTCCACGCTGGCGCGCCGGGCCGGAGCCACGCTGGCCGCGAATCCCGACGCCGAGCGCCTGCTCTCGTCGGGTGAGCTGGTGGGGGTCTGGCCGGAGGGCTACAAGGGCATCGGCAAACCCTTCTCGGAGCGCTACAAGCTGCAGCGGTTCGGACGCGGCGGGTTCGTGTCGGCGGCCCTGCGCACCGGGGTGCCGATCGTGCCGTGCTCGATCGTCGGCGCCGAGGAGATCTACCCGATCATCGCCCAGGTGCCCGCTCTGGCCCGGCTGCTGGGCCTGCCGTATCTGCCCGTGACGCCGTTCTTCCCGCTGCTCGGCCCGCTCGGCGCGGTGCCGCTGCCGAGCAAGTGGCTGATCGAGTTCGGCGCGCCGGTGCCGACGCACGACCTGGGCGCAGCCGCGGCCGAGGACCCGATCCAGGTGTTCGACCTCACCGACCGGGTGCGGCAGACCATCCAGCAGACCCTGTACTCACTGCTGGTTCAGCGGCGGTCGGTCTTCTTCTGA